The nucleotide window CGCGCGGGAGGGGCGCGGGCCGAGAGGGGCGGGGCGCACCGGGGCCCCTCGGCGCGGGCGGGACGGAGGGGACAGGGGGCGGGGGCAGGAAGCCAGCCGCGGTCCGGCGCGGCCCCGTGACGTCGCTTGGCTTCCAGGGATCTCTCCCCGAGGCCCACGGGtcccctcctcccgccctcctCCGGCGTCTCGCTTCCAGCCTGGGCCGGCATTCTGCTCGCAGCTTGCAGGCTGCTCCTCCGACcctgcctccctcttcccttctcttctcccttctccttccctctccgaccctctgtttctccctcttcaagcttctctgctctgcctctctgatcCAGATCTAGTCtcccccctcttttctctctccttcctcaccccCTCCCGCCgctccccctgcctccctccgtctttctgtttttctccccGTCGCCCTCTcagtttcttccctccctccctccgggtttcctccccctgccctccctcctcctcgCTCCCCTCCCCCTCGGCCGCTTgcagctctccagtcccctagTCCCTGCCGCCGCCCGCACCCGCGGCAGAACCGGCCCGCGCGCTCCCCGGGGTGCGCCCCCCTCGGTCCCGCGCCCTCCGGGTTCGCAGGGACACCCTCCTCCCCGCGCGTCGAGGCCCCGCCCGACTCGGCCCCCGCCCCGCGCCCGAGCGCGCCGAGGATGTGAGTCCTGCCCGCCGCCGCCGGAGCAGCCGCCACTCGCGCGCGGAGCCCGAGCGCAGCGCAGCTCAGCTGCGGGCGCTCGCTGGGTCGCTCGCGCGGGCTGCGCGCTCCTGCCCCAAGCGGTGTCCCCCGGCCTCTCGCCGGCCCCAGCGCCGCGGCAGCCCCGAGGGCCGTCCCCGGCCGGCCATCCCCGGCCCCAGCGCCGCTGACCCTGTCCTCCGCGGGCGGGGACGCGGGCGGAGGAGGTGCCGCCTCGGAGCCCCCGGACGCGACCATGTCGGAGGTGCTGCCCTACGGCGACGAGAAGCTGAGCCCCTACGGCGACGGCGGCGACGTGGGCCAGATCTTCTCGTGCCGCCTGCAGGACACCAACAACTTCTTCGGCGCCGGGCAGAACAAGCGGCCGCCCAAGCTGGGCCAGATCGGCCGGAGCAAGCGCGGTGAGTTCTCCGCCCCTTACCCCCTGCGGTGCTGGTGTTGCGGCCTGGCGGGGGCACAAGGGTCCCCCGACCACAGGGGACCTCCTGCAGGATCTAGGAATCCCTCCTGCGGCGGAAGCTGGATCGGGCCTCGGGCACGCGTCCCCTCTGTCCCGGCCAACCGCGGGGTCACCCGGGGGCGTGGTGGCCTCTAGTAGCAGGGTTTTATACCCAGGGTTTTTATATCCGCGTCCTCAACCGCACCAAAGTTTGCTTTTAGATTTcacaccccctccccctttttgcGCAGTGGAGTCGCAGCTGCACTCGCTCTGCTCTGCCACCCTGGGGGAGGGGGTCCCGGGGATCCTTAGGGGTCTGCGTGGGGGGCTtcgggggaagaggagggggtgaACAGGCTCTTCACTGTTACTTGCCAGAGGGGAGAAGGTTAGTCTAGTCTGGGCGATTGGAGTTGGAGAGACTGGGGCTCCGAGGTGAAGGAAGGAGATTACCCGGGGGACCGAGGTGGGCTGAGAGCCGGAGACAAAGCTCCAGCTAGGGAGCTGTAGCGGGAGCGACGGCGAGCCGGGGACTCAAGTCTAGGGAGGACGCTTGAGGCAGCTGCAACAATGAGGGTGACCGACAGAGATCCAAGCGTAGAGACCCAGAGTCCTGGATAGAATCATCCCGTGGCtttagagggacagagaaaggctaagtggagacaggagactgaCAGAAGAGATGGCCCGAGGCAGAGCCCCAGGCGGCAGCGAAGGAAGGTTCTGCCCTCTGCGGTGGCACCGAGAGCGGAGGGGCGGAGGCCACCGGCCCCGGGTGCAGAGAAGGCGAGCAGGAGGGGGACACCTGCCGGAGGCCAGGCCTGAACTCTCCAACGGTGGATCGGCGTGGGAACCGATCCCAGTCTCCTTTCCTGGCTCCCGGCTTCTCTGATCCCGGCCTGGCCTGGTCCATCGGCACCGGTGACCTGAAGAGCTCAgcgtcctctcctctcctttctcggTCTCGGATACTTCTTGGTAGATGGATGCACCGGCCTGGGAAGGCACAGGGCTGCAGCCTGGCCACTGAGGGCCGTCGTGCGCCCGGGCTGCAGCTGGCCGCTGGGATGTTCTCCTCTTGTTTTTTCTTAGAATCCAGCTAGAACCGCGGGTTAGGCATTAGGGCAGttcagagctaggcagggaagggACCCCTGAACAGGAACCGAGGACGGTGGAGCTGTTCGCCTTGCCCTGCGTGGAGCAACCAGCTCTCCTCCCTCGCCCTCCTCTGCACCCCCCTAGTGAGCATAGACCAAATGTCTGAGACCCCTGACGAGGCCCAAGCTCTCTCACAcgtctctccccctccttttttatttttttttgcagttgtTATTGAAGATGATAGGATTGATGACGTGCTGAAAAATATGACCGA belongs to Microtus pennsylvanicus isolate mMicPen1 chromosome 13, mMicPen1.hap1, whole genome shotgun sequence and includes:
- the Camk2n1 gene encoding calcium/calmodulin-dependent protein kinase II inhibitor 1 — protein: MSEVLPYGDEKLSPYGDGGDVGQIFSCRLQDTNNFFGAGQNKRPPKLGQIGRSKRVVIEDDRIDDVLKNMTDKAPPGV